TAgcagaaaaaaattaacaaatcaaattggatttattcatttttccctCTATCTCTTCTTTATGCAATTGATCcataagtcaagtcaaaatTCGCCTTCATGACCACAAAGGGAGATCTTTTCGTGGGTAAAACCCATAATTTATTGAATTATTCATTGCTCCTTCaagttttatttttggtatGGCCTTACACACAACCATCAAATCCCTTTATAACGTAGAAATCACACAATGAAAACCTTTCAGCCAAAGGCTCCAAGGCAAAGTCAATGTGAAAACAAAAGATACAATAGAGACATTTCACCCACTTTGCTATATCATAACTCAAAAATGATCTTCAGAATAGCATTTAGGCACAAACATCGGGATTGGCCACAAGGTACTCCTCAATAGCCTTGTACAATCCCATAGCTCTGTCTTTACCCTTCTTGATATCCTCCTCCTTGAGCTCACAACCCTCTTGGACGTGGTACTCGCTAGTCATCTTGCAGACACATCCACTACCAGTAGCAACGAATTTCACCTCTTCCACGACCAAGTCAATCTTGTCAAATTTGATATCACTTTCAATCATAGTATATTTGCAGTAAAAGCTACCAGCGTCAAGAGCATCGATCTTGTGCTTGATGTACTTGATGTGGGAGCCTGTTATGCAAATTCATTAAAGCGAAGAAGTTAATTCTTAATTCTGAGGTCTATAAATAGACTTGACATGGTAGAAGTATGAGTATGATCGGACTTACTTTCACCGAAGTTGGTTTGCTTG
This region of Eucalyptus grandis isolate ANBG69807.140 chromosome 8, ASM1654582v1, whole genome shotgun sequence genomic DNA includes:
- the LOC104415205 gene encoding major strawberry allergen Fra a 1-3, which encodes MGVITYSQEITSVVAPSRMFKALFLDSQNMLPKIVPEGIKSIEFIEGDGGVGSIKQTNFGESSHIKYIKHKIDALDAGSFYCKYTMIESDIKFDKIDLVVEEVKFVATGSGCVCKMTSEYHVQEGCELKEEDIKKGKDRAMGLYKAIEEYLVANPDVCA